In Vidua macroura isolate BioBank_ID:100142 chromosome W unlocalized genomic scaffold, ASM2450914v1 whyW_random_scaffold_48, whole genome shotgun sequence, the following are encoded in one genomic region:
- the LOC128822749 gene encoding LOW QUALITY PROTEIN: uncharacterized protein LOC128822749 (The sequence of the model RefSeq protein was modified relative to this genomic sequence to represent the inferred CDS: inserted 1 base in 1 codon; substituted 1 base at 1 genomic stop codon) has protein sequence MGEGQHLQAAQLPATTPEPVAPPAPPNPPPPPEAGSSAVAPLCDLLPAAANSPTLNNTSSPLVSEHAPSPPPPLLPPDCPHLCPSEAEAGALRGSTVLVHSSIAAAGPVPKEEGDGAADQGAGQQSIGYRVSKKKAQVMKQKVIYLGYEVSAGQRTLGKERIESICQTPKSQTIKELMTFLGMVGWCRLWIHYYGLLVKPLYLLIANGNRDLQQTKDATKAFDQLKKALISTPALGLTDVSKPFFLFSHEKQGIALGMLAQDLGPHRRAVAYLSKQLDAAAKGWPGYLRAVAAAVLNIQESPKFTLGQKTTVLVSHTVSAVLETKGGPWLSPQRFLKYQAIMVEQDGVEIVVTNIVSPASFLSGNQGQTVHHDCLETTEATYSSRPDLKDTPLHDAETWFTDGSSHIIXGKXHAGYVIDTSRDLIERGPLPAGTSVQKAEIIALTHALELSKEKRINIYTYSRYAFGVVHAHGAIWKERELLDSQGKNIKHAREITELLEAVQLPKKVAIMHIKAHQKVSSELEEGNELADREAKEAAKGEVMEEPPPPVRPRFLQYEDWRIPRAGGLDDVTFGELFFHKGL, from the exons ATGGGGGAGGGACAGCACCTGCAAGCCGCACAGCTGCCTGCCACCACGCCGGAGCCAGTCGCCCCTCCCGCGCCTCCGAATCCACCTCCGCCGCCTGAAGCCGGCTCATCAGCAGTGGCTCCGCTCTGCGATCTGCTGCCGGCAGCAGCCAACAGCCCCACGCTGAACAACACATCCAGCCCGCTTGTTTCAGAGCATGCACCCAGCCCACCCCCACCTCTGCTTCCCCCAGACTGCCCCCATCTGTGTCCCTCTGAGGCAGAGGCGGGGGCACTGAGAGGGAGCACCGTCTTGGTCCACAGCAGCATCGCTGCTGCAGGTCCCGTGCCCAAGGAGGAGGGAGATGGGGCCGCAGATCAGGGAGCTGGGCAACAATCGATT GGGTAcagagtatcaaagaaaaaggcTCAGGTGATGAAGCAGAAGGTGATCTACCTGGGTTATGAGGTCAGTGCTGGACAACGGACTTTGGGGAAAGAGCGCATAGAATCGATAtgccaaaccccaaaatcccagaccATAAAAGAACTAATGACCTTTTTAGGAATGGTGGGATGGTGCAGATTATGGATTCATTATTATGGATTACTCGTGAAACCTCTGTATTTGCTCATTGCAAACGGGAACAGGGACCTCCAGCAGACAAAAGATGCCACAAAGGCCTTTGATCAACTGAAAAAGGCCCTTATATCAACTCCAGCTCTAGGACTTACAGATGTGAGTAAAccattctttctcttctcccatGAGAAACAGGGAATAGCCCTGGGGATgctagcacaggacctgggcccacATAGAAGGGCAGTTGCTTATCTCTCTaagcagctggatgcagcagctAAAGGATGGCCAGGTTACCTTAGAGCGGTTGCTGCCGCTGTACTGAACATTCAAGAATCCCCCAAGTTCACCCTGGGCCAAAAAACAACTGTGCTAGTGTCCCATACAGTATCTGCAGTACTGGAAACAAAGGGAGGCCCTTGGCTTTCCCCACAGCGGTTCCTGAAATATCAAGCTATCATGGTTGAGCAAGATGGTGTAGAGATAGTGGTAACTAACATTGTGAGCCCAGCTTCTTTCCTTAGTGGAAATCAAGGCCAGACGGTACATCACGACTGCCTGGAAACCACTGAAGCCACTTACTCCAGCCGCCCAGATCTGAAGGATACTCCTTTGCATGATGCAGAAACCTGGTTCACAGATGGAAGCAGCCACATCA AAGGAAAATGACATGCTGGGTATGTGATTGACACATCCAGAGACCTAATTGAAAGAGGACCATTACCAGCAGGTACTTCTgtgcaaaaagcagaaataattgcCCTAACCCATGCCTTAGAGTTATCAAAAGAgaagagaataaatatttacacaTATTCAAGATACGCATTTGGGGTGGTGCATGCTCATGGAGCAatctggaaagaaagagaactgTTAGATTCGCAAGGGAAGAACATTAAACATGCCCGAGAAATAACAGAACTGCTGGAAGCAGTCCAACTGCCCAAGAAGGTAGcaatcatgcacattaaggcacatcagaaggTGAGCTCAGAACTGGAAGAGGGAAATGAGCTGGCAGACAGAgaggcaaaagaagcagcaaaaggtgAG GTCATGGAGGAGCCTCCACCACCTGTCCGTCCCAGGTTTTTACAGTACGAAGACTGGagaattccaagggctggtggtcTCGACGATGTGACCTTTGGCGAGCTGTTCTTCCACAAGGGCTTGTAG